Below is a genomic region from Mycolicibacter hiberniae.
GACCCGCCCGCTCGGCGCGTACCCGGCGCTCCTCAACGGTCTCGCCCAGCTCCATCGCGAGGATCTCGGCGAGGCTGCGGTAGTCCAGCCGGTCCCGCACCGCCACGTAACCGGTGCGGGGGCGCCCGACGCCGTCCCGTTTGATCCGGGTCCGTGCGACCGCCCCGTCGTCGCACAACGCGTCTAAGTGGAACCGAACGGTGGTGACGTGCAGATGCATGCGTTCGGCGAGCTCTGCGGCGTCGACGGCGCCGCTGGCCGCTCCCACCAACCGCAGCACTCGTTCCCGCTGCTGGTTCCGGGGTAACCGCTGACTGCGATGGGTTCCGCGCCGCTGGCCGGACTCGTCGTGCATGAATTCCCTCTCGTTGAGGAGTCGTCCACGAATTGCAGGAGCTGATTCGTTGATACCACTTGCGGCGGTCGGCCGCCTTTCGGTCCGTCGGCCGGCCCCGCGACGAGGGCGGGGGTAACGTCCCCCGAATGCTGCTGACCTCGCTGGCCGACGACGGCTCGAACGCCTCGGACATCGCCGATGCGGTGCGTATCGGCAACACCCTAGTGAGCCGCGCGGAGCTCAGCGGTGCCGGAGCCGCGGTGCTCGCAGACCTTGCCGGGGTGTCGCGGGTCGCGGTGTCGGCCACCCCGACGGCGCAGACGGTGCTGGCGGTCGCCGGATGCCTGCTCGCCGGGGTGCAGGTGGTGCCGGTTCCCGCCGACGTCGGCGCCGCCGAGCGCCAGCACATGCTGCGCGACTCGGGGGCGCAGGCCTGGCTGGGGGAGCGGCCGGAGGACCTCGCCGGTCTGCCGCACTTCGCGGCCCGTGCCGGATCGCCGCAGCGGCCGGTCGAACCGCCGGAAGACGACACCGCGCTGATCATCTACACCTCCGGCACCACGGGCCCGCCCAAAGGCGTCCAGTTGAGCCGGCGCGCGCTCGCGGCGGACCTCGACGCGCTGGCGCAGGCGTGGCAGTGGAGCCCGGATGACGTCCTGGTGCACGGCCTGCCGATGTACCACGTGCACGGACTGGTGCTGGGCCTGCTGGGATCCCTGCGGGTGGGCAACCGCTTCGTGCACACCGGCAAACCGTCGCCGCAGGCCTACGCGGCCGCGGGCGGCACACTGTATTTCGGGGTGCCCACCGTGTGGTCGCGGGTGGTGGCCGACGCCGGCGCCGCTGCGGCGCTGCGGCCGGCCCGGCTGCTGGTCTCGGGCAGTGCGGCGCTGCCGGTCCCGGTGTTCGACGCGCTGGTCGCCCGGACCGGCCACGCGCCGATCGAGCGTTACGGCGCCACCGAGTCGCTGATCACCGTGAGCACCCGGGTCGACGGTGAGCGCCGGCCCGGATGGGTCGGTCTGCCGTTGCACGGGGTGCAGACCAAGCTCGTCGCCGACGACGGCGGCCCGGTGCCGCACGACGGTGCGACGATCGGGCGGCTGTCGGTGCGCGGACCGACGCTGTTCGAGGGATACCTCAACCGGCCCGACGCGACGGCAGCGGCCTTCGACGCCGACGGGTGGTACCGCACCGGGGATGTGGCGGTGATCGACGCCGACGGCATGCACCGGATCGTGGGCCGCGAATCGGTCGACCTGATCAAGACCGGCGGCTTCCGGGTCGGGGCCGGGGAGATCGAGACCGCGTTGCTCGGTCATCCCGCGGTGTCCGAAGTGGCCGTCGTCGGCCTGCCCGACGAAGATCTGGGGCAGCGGATCGTCGCGTTCGTGGTGCCCTCGCCGGACGGTGCCGCCCCGCCCGATGAACTGATCGACTATGTGGCTCAACAACTGTCGGTGCACAAGCGGCCGCGGGAGGTGCGGATCGTCGATGCCCTGCCCCGCAATGCGATGGGGAAGGTACTCAAGAAGGCGCTGCTGACGTAGGCTGGCGCGAATCGAAACCAGAAGGGCGGTCCCGTGAACCCTTGGAAGCGCTTCAATCTCGCCGCGGTGGCCGTCCTTGCCTGCGCGACGGTCCTGCTCGGTGGCTGTTCGGCCGTGGAGAAGGCCATCAACAAAGGTGGTGACACCACCTGCGGAGAGTTCAACAGCCACAACGACGAGAAGCAGCGCTCGGCGGTGGCCAAGATGCTCGAGGACAAAAAGGGCGGCGAGCCCTCGAACCTGGAGCTTTCGGGAACGCAGGTGGCCGTCAGCGCCTACTGCAAGACCATCGGCAGAGACAGCGACAAGATCAGCAGGGCGGTGCTGTAGCCGGCGCGCCTAGTTGGCGTGCAGGTCGGCGTTGAGCGCGATGCCCTGACCGTCGCGGGCCACCACCTCGACCGCGCCGGTCTGAGAGTTGCGGCGGAACAGCAGGTTGTTCCCCCCGGCCAGCTCACGGGCCTTGGTGATGGTGCCGTCGGGCAGCGTGACCTTGGTTCCCGCGGTCACATACAGGCCGGCCTCGACCACACAGTCGTCGCCCAGCGGGATCCCCAGCCCGGCGTTGGCTCCCAGCAGGCAGCGCTTGCCGATCGAGATGACCTGCGTGCCACCGCCGGACAGCGTTCCCATGATCGAAGCGCCGCCGCCGACGTCGGAGCCGTCGCCGACCACCACGCCCGCCGAGATGCGGCCCTCCACCATCGAGGCGCCCAGCGTGCCGGCGTTGAAGTTGACGAAACCTTCGTGCATGACCGTGGTCCCCGACGCCAGGTGCGCACCCAGGCGCACCCGGTCGGCGTCGGCGATCCGCACGCCCGACGGCAGCACGTAGTCGACCATGCGGGGGAACTTGTCCACCCCGTAGACGGTCACCGGGCCGCGCCGGCGCAACCGGGCGCGGGTGGACTCGAAGCCCTCCACGGCGCACGGGCCGTAGTTGGTCCACGCCACGTTGGTCAGCACCCCGAACAGGCCGGCGGCGTTGAGCCCGTGCGGCACCACCAGTCGGTGCGACAGCAGATGCAGGCGCAGGTAGGCGTCGTAGGCGTCGACGGCGGTGTCGTCCAAGGACGCGATCACGGTGCGCACCGCGACCGTCTCGGTACCGCGGTCCTCGTCACGGCCGACCAGCCCGGCCAGGTCGGCGGGCACCTCGCCGGCGCCGAGCCGGATGGTTCCGGGCGCGCCCGAGCCGCCCAACTCCGGTGCGGGGAACCAGGTGTCGAGCACCGATCCGTCTGCGGCCAGCGTTGCGATTCCGACACCCGAAGCTCCAGTCACGCCGGTCAGGCTACCTTTTCCGCGAGCAGACGCAGAATCGCACGTTGAGGCGATTGCCCGTGCGATTCTGTGTCTGCTCGCGGGGGAAGCGCGCCCGTTAGTCTGAGTGCGTGCTGGACCTGCACTCCGACCCGATTTCCCTGACCGCGGCACTGGTGGACATTCCCAGCGAGTCGCGGCACGAAGCGCGAATCGCCGACGAGGTCGAGGTCGCCCTGCGCGAGCAGACCCCCCGCTCGGCGGGCTTCGAGATCATCCGGGACGGCAACGCGGTGCTGGCCCGTACCCAGCTGGGGCGGCCGACACGCGTGCTGCTGGCCGGGCATCTGGACACCGTCCCAGTGGCCGGCAACCTGCCCAGCCGGCGGACCACCACCGACGACGAGGGGGACGTGCTGCACGGTTGCGGCACTGTCGACATGAAGGGCGGTGTCGCCGTCTTCCTGCACCTGGCCGCCACCATCACCGCACCCGCGCATGATCTGACCTGCGTGTTCTACGACTGCGAGGAGATCGAGGCGGCCGCCAACGGGCTGGGCCGAATCGAACGCAACCTGCCGGACTGGCTGACCGGCGATGTCGCGATCCTCGGCGAGCCGACCGGCGGCTACATCGAAGCCGGCTGCCAGGGCACGCTGCGGGTGGTGGTCAGCGCCACGGGCACCCGGGCGCATTCGGCGCGCTCCTGGCTGGGCGACAACGCCATCCACAAACTCGGGGCGGTGCTGGACCGTCTCGCCGCCTACCAGCCGCGCAGCGTGGACATCGACGGCTGCGTCTACCGCGAGGGGCTGTCCGCGGTGCGCATCGACGGCGGGGTGGCCGGCAACGTCATTCCCGACGCGGCGGCCGTCACGGTGAACTTCCGCTTCGCGCCGGACCGCACCCCCGAACAGGCGCTGACCCATGTCCGCGAGGTGTTCGACGGCCTCGATGTCGGCGTCGAGCAGACCGATTCGGCGGCCGGCGCCCTGCCCGGGCTGACCGCGCCCGCTGCCGCGGCGCTGGTGGCCGCAGCCGGCGGGCGGGTGCGGGCCAAATACGGCTGGACCGACGTGTCCCGCTTCGCCGCCCGCGGCATTCCCGCGGTCAACTACGGTCCGGGCGACCCGAACCTGGCGCACCGGGTCGACGAGCGCGTGCCGGTGGACCAGATCAGCACCGTGGCCGCGATGCTGCGCGGCTACCTCAGCGCCTGACCCGCTCCAGCGCCCCGCGGCCGAACGCGCAGTCGACTTCGCCGCACAGCCGGGCCAGCGGATCGCCGGCCTGGGCATCGCCGAGCCGGGCGGCGACATCCCAGGCCTGCAGCGCAACCGCGGACTGCCCGGAGCGTTGCGCCATCCGGGCGCCCTCCCGCGCGGCCGCGATCGCGCCGTGCTGATCGCGCATGCCGGCCCGCTGCCAGGCGCGCGCCATGCCCAACTCCGGGGCGAACAGCGCCGATTTGGTGCCGTGCCGGGACTCTGCCCGCCGCAACGCCTTTGCGGCGCCGGCGATGTCGGACTGCCGGGCCAGCGCGGTGGCCAGCAACGTCAGCGACAGCGGTCCCCACGAATACCCGGTGCGGTCCAGGGTGGCCGCGGCCGGCGCCAGTAGCGCCGCCGCGTCCGCGAACTCCTCGGCCGCGATCAGCACGACCGCCACCAGGACCTCGCCGACGGCCCGGCCGGGCTGGGTCAGCTCGGCGAAATCGGTGAACTGCCAGGCCAGCTCACGGGCCTCGGCAAGGCGCTCGGCCATCAGCAGCGTGGTGATCTCGGCCAGTCCCACGGTGAACCGCAGCACGC
It encodes:
- a CDS encoding helix-turn-helix transcriptional regulator, with amino-acid sequence MHDESGQRRGTHRSQRLPRNQQRERVLRLVGAASGAVDAAELAERMHLHVTTVRFHLDALCDDGAVARTRIKRDGVGRPRTGYVAVRDRLDYRSLAEILAMELGETVEERRVRAERAGRRWADRILDSHDPTSNGSGPASGIGDCAERITGIFARMGFGAELAAPAPGADGDPGRRTILLSGCPVRDLAQSHPEVSCAMHLGLLRGLLNAEGAPGGSAQLEPFVEPEMCIARVRSR
- a CDS encoding acyl-CoA synthetase — protein: MLLTSLADDGSNASDIADAVRIGNTLVSRAELSGAGAAVLADLAGVSRVAVSATPTAQTVLAVAGCLLAGVQVVPVPADVGAAERQHMLRDSGAQAWLGERPEDLAGLPHFAARAGSPQRPVEPPEDDTALIIYTSGTTGPPKGVQLSRRALAADLDALAQAWQWSPDDVLVHGLPMYHVHGLVLGLLGSLRVGNRFVHTGKPSPQAYAAAGGTLYFGVPTVWSRVVADAGAAAALRPARLLVSGSAALPVPVFDALVARTGHAPIERYGATESLITVSTRVDGERRPGWVGLPLHGVQTKLVADDGGPVPHDGATIGRLSVRGPTLFEGYLNRPDATAAAFDADGWYRTGDVAVIDADGMHRIVGRESVDLIKTGGFRVGAGEIETALLGHPAVSEVAVVGLPDEDLGQRIVAFVVPSPDGAAPPDELIDYVAQQLSVHKRPREVRIVDALPRNAMGKVLKKALLT
- the dapD gene encoding 2,3,4,5-tetrahydropyridine-2,6-dicarboxylate N-succinyltransferase, producing MTGVTGASGVGIATLAADGSVLDTWFPAPELGGSGAPGTIRLGAGEVPADLAGLVGRDEDRGTETVAVRTVIASLDDTAVDAYDAYLRLHLLSHRLVVPHGLNAAGLFGVLTNVAWTNYGPCAVEGFESTRARLRRRGPVTVYGVDKFPRMVDYVLPSGVRIADADRVRLGAHLASGTTVMHEGFVNFNAGTLGASMVEGRISAGVVVGDGSDVGGGASIMGTLSGGGTQVISIGKRCLLGANAGLGIPLGDDCVVEAGLYVTAGTKVTLPDGTITKARELAGGNNLLFRRNSQTGAVEVVARDGQGIALNADLHAN
- the dapE gene encoding succinyl-diaminopimelate desuccinylase; translated protein: MLDLHSDPISLTAALVDIPSESRHEARIADEVEVALREQTPRSAGFEIIRDGNAVLARTQLGRPTRVLLAGHLDTVPVAGNLPSRRTTTDDEGDVLHGCGTVDMKGGVAVFLHLAATITAPAHDLTCVFYDCEEIEAAANGLGRIERNLPDWLTGDVAILGEPTGGYIEAGCQGTLRVVVSATGTRAHSARSWLGDNAIHKLGAVLDRLAAYQPRSVDIDGCVYREGLSAVRIDGGVAGNVIPDAAAVTVNFRFAPDRTPEQALTHVREVFDGLDVGVEQTDSAAGALPGLTAPAAAALVAAAGGRVRAKYGWTDVSRFAARGIPAVNYGPGDPNLAHRVDERVPVDQISTVAAMLRGYLSA